In Toxotes jaculatrix isolate fToxJac2 chromosome 11, fToxJac2.pri, whole genome shotgun sequence, a single genomic region encodes these proteins:
- the LOC121189480 gene encoding heme-binding protein 2-like — MEQPLPVLVALILVLVCEGHGWTAPDFCHQQQCPQYKLVATNQDFEERLYVATDWITTKIESAMDGDVMAASSRLKDYCQRQKDAGYEIPVDSWPALITITEGGDGPDLSMSWFLPPGTTKPDNTDPSVQLQSRPEATVYVRVFDGAPSIRSGQDNMEMLREALNKAGKSFDPHTYTGAGYDPYLSLHHHNEIWIYAA, encoded by the exons ATGGAACAGCCTCTGCCTGTGCTTGTAGCTCTCATCCTGGTGTTGGTCTGCGAAGGACATGGCTGGACGGCTCCGGACTTTTGCCATCAGCAACAATGTCCTCAATACAAACTAGTTGCTACAAACCAG GACTTTGAGGAGCGTTTGTATGTGGCCACTGACTGGATTACCACCAAGATAGAGAGCGCTATGGATGGTGATGTGATGGCAGCAAGCTCAAGGCTGAAGGATTACTGCCAGAGACAGAAGGATGCAG GTTATGAGATCCCTGTTGACTCCTGGCCCGCACTGATCACCATCACAGAAGGAGGAGACGGTCCTGATTTGTCCATGTCCTGGTTTCTTCCTCCTGGAACAACAAAGCCTGATAACACGGATCCATCAGTCCAGCTGCAAAGCAGACCTGAGGCCACTGTCTATGTCAG AGTGTTCGATGGTGCTCCGAGCATCAGGAGCGGTCAAGACAACATGGAGATGCTTCGTGAGGCCTTGAACAAAGCTGGGAAAAGCTTTGACCCCCACACTTACACCGGGGCTGGCTATGATCCCTACCTCTCTCTTCATCACCACAACGAGATCTGGATCTACGCTGCCTGA